From Paenibacillus sp.:
GGGGACGTGAGAAGCTTCTTCGTTCAATATTTGCAGGGCTGGGGATCGGCCGCATACCGCCAGCCGTTCGTCTGGAGATTCGATAAGGCCGTCACCGGCACCGGGACGCTGGGCGATTTGGGCGCGCACATGATCGACCTCGCCCACTATCTCGTCGGCTCGTTCCGGGATGTATCGGCGCAGCTTGCGACGTTCATTCCGGAACGGAACCTCCCGAACTCCGAGGAGCTCGTCCCCGTCGCGGTCGACGATTTCGCCAGCTTCCAGGCGCGGATGGCGAACGGCGCCGCGGGCGTGTTCCAAACGTCGCGCAACTGCATCGGATCCGGAAATCAACTCGAAATTTCGCTGTACGGCGACAAGGGCACCCTTCATGCCAGCACGCTCCGGCCGGATCAAGTCGTGCTTGTCCGCGTCGACGATGACACGGGCGAGCTCGCCGAGATGCGGGCGAACGTCCCGCAGCGCGCGAAGTTGACGCAGTGGGAAGATTTCGCCCGAATGCTGAACGGCGAGCCGAGCGAGGGGCTGCCCGATTTCGCGGCCGGCTTCGAAAACCAGAAGGTGCTGGAAGCCATACTCCAGGCGAACGAGACCAAGCGCACGGTGTCGTGCGAGTAAACCAATCAAGAAAGCGGTGAGAGAATATGATTCGAGTGACGATTTGGAACGAGTTTATTCATGAACGCAAGAACGAAACGGTTGCCGCCGTGTACCCGGCCGGCATTCATGAGGCGATCGCGCAGGGGATCGCGGCCGCCGACGTCGCGACGCGTACTGCGACGCTCGACCAGCCGGAGCACGGCCTTAGCGACGAAGTGCTGAACGCCACCGACGTGCTGATGTGGTGGGGCCATGTCGCGCACGGCGAGGTGTCCGACGAAGTTGTCAACCGCGTCCACCGCAGAGTGTTGGACGGCATGGGACTCATCGTGCTGCACTCCGGACACTGTTCGAAAATTTTCAATAAGCTGATGGGGACGCAGACGTGCAGGTTGAAATGGCGCGAGGCGGATGAGAAGGAGCGCTTATGGGTCGTGCAGCCGAGCCATCCGATTACGGCGGGCCTCGGCGAATACATCGAATTGGAAAAAGAAGAGATGTACGGCGAACATTTCGACGTACCGCCTCCGGACGAGCTCGTGTTCGTCAGCTGGTTCGAGGGCGGGGAAGTGTTCCGCAGCGGCATGACGTTCTCGAGGGGGCGGGGGAAGATTTTCTACTTCCGTCCCGGACACGAAACGTACCCGACGTACTACAACGAGAACGTTCGCCAGGTTCTCCGCAATGCGGTTCGCTGGGCGGCTCCGCTGCCGACGCCGGCGCCGAAATACGGGAACGCCGCTCCGCTGGAGCCGATCGCCGCGAAGGTCCCGGACGCGACGTGATCGGGAAGGAGCCGTGCTAACGCGTTATGCGAACAGCGCGGCTCCTCCCGTTTTTTACGAGTCTACTCTCATTTTCTTGTAATACTGCAAGGGCGACAGGCCGGTGTATTTTTTGAACAATTTGCTGAAATAGTACGGATCCTCTAGGCCCGTTAAATATCCGATTTCGCCGACGGGCAAATGCGTCGCTTCGATGAGCTCCTTCGCGTGCTGGATGCGAACGAGGTTCATGTATCGGACGATCGTATACCCTGTCATGCGCCGAAACATCCGGTTCAAATAGTCGTAATTGCACTCGAATATTCGCTCGATGTCGGCACCGGTCATTTTGTTCGTGTAATTCTGATGAATGTAGTCGAGCAAGGCGTTCACTTTCATCCGGGCCTTCGACTTGACGCCTTGCTGCAACTCATGATTCAGATATTCCCGGGACATTTCGATCAACAGCTCGGAAAATTTGAGGGCCGCGATGGTCCGGTGATGATGTTTGCGCCTGTATAGGTGAAGCATTTCGTTCAACCGGCGGAACGTTTCGCGGAGCGCCGCGTCGCCGAGCGAGAACTGTTTCGGCACGGCGTAGAAGGTGCCGTCGTCGCTGGCGTCGTATAGCGCGTTATCGATCAACGTTCGTTCGGCGGACGAAAGCGGCGCGTCGGCGGACCTTCGAAGCAGACCTTGGTGGGTGAAGTGAATGTAATAATAATCGCAAACATGTTTTTGCGTCCCTTCGTGGTCCAAGTTGGGCTCGAGCAGGAACGCGTCGCCGCGCCGAAGCGCGAAATCGGCTCCGTCCTCCCGAAGATGCAATTCGCCGCTTTTGATAATGTACAAAATAAACTCGTCCACGTTCCGCTTGAAATGAATCCACGGCTGCTGATAGGAAACGAATCCCATCAGCTTCACTCTTGGCACGAATTCCGCGTCCATCGCCAGCATTCCGGTTCACGCCCCGTTTGCAAAAAGTCGGTTTCATACAAAGCATCCTATTCTCCCTCCATCGTATCATGAAAGGTAGCCGAGACAGTGCATTATTTCTCCGAAACGCCGGTTCGCATCGGAACATAATACACCCCCGCCTCGAACGCCCCGGACGCATGACAAAAAGAAAGAACACCAAAACCGGAATGTAAGCGGTTACCCACCCCGGTCGGAACCTCTAGTATGGGAAGTGTCACATCGAACGAAAGGGGAACCGGAGATGGTACAAAAGAAAAAATTTGCCGCGCTGACTTTTGCGACCGCCATGATACTTACCGCGTGCGGAGGCGGCGGCGGTGCGGAGGGCGGCGGCGCAGCCGAAGGAACGCAGGACGCCGGGACGGCCGAGACGTCATCGGAGAGAGTATCGATCGAATATTGGCATACGTACAGCGATCAGGAGGAAAAGATTTTAGTCGAGCAAGTGAAGCCGGCGTTCGAAGCCGCGCATCCGAACATCGAGCTCGTCTTGACGCGGATGCCTTACGAAGGGCTGAAGCAGCAGGTGATCGCCGGCGTGGCGGGCGACGCCGCGCCCGATTTGATGCGGATGGACATCGTATGGGTGCCGGAATTCGCGTCGCAAGGCGCGCTGCAGGACGTCAGCGGTTTCGAAGGATTCGGGGAGCTAAAGGATAGCGTATTCGAGGGGCCGATGGCGACGAACTTCTTCGAAGGCGGCTACTACGGCGTGCCGGTCAACACGAACACGAAAATCGCCATCTACAACAAGGCGACGCTGGCGGAGGCGGGCTTCGCCGAAGCGCCGAAAACGATGGATGAGCTGGTGCAGGCGGCGCAAACGCTCAAGTCGAAAGGCAAGTTCGGTCTCGGCGTATCCGGCGTCCATGCGTGGGGATTGGCGCCGTGGTTCTGGAGCCTCGGCGGCAAAATGACGAATGACGATTATACGCAGGCGGAAGGGTTCCTGAACAGCGCGGAAAGCGTCAAAGCGCTGGAGACGATCGTCGGCTGGCATCGAGACGGCTTGATCATTCCCCCAATTCTCGGCGGCGAGCCGGGGACATGGGACGGTCTGATCAGCGGCGAATATCTGATGACCGACGACGGCCCGTGGTTTTACAGCATCAAGATGAACGAAACGGAAAGCGGCTTCGATCCGATGGCGGAAACCGTCCGCGGATTGATGCCCGAAGGTCCGGGCGGCAGCCGCTCCGTCATCGGCGGAGAGGACCTCGTCATCTTCACGAATTCCAAGCATCCGGAGGAAGCGTGGACGTTCGCGAAGTGGATGCTGACGGAGGAGCCGCAGAAGATGATGGCCGGGGCGGGACTCATCCCGACGAACAAAGCGGCGGCGTCGGCCATGACGGAGATGGATATCCCGTACATCGCCGAATACGTGAAGCAGCTCGAGACCGCGCTGCCGCGCACGCCGATTCCGCAGTGGAGCGAAATGGAAGGCATCTTCAATCTCGCCTTCGAGAAAGCGATTCGCGGCGAAGCGGAGCCGAAGGCTGCGCTCGACGAAGCGGCCCGTCAAATCCAAGCGCTGCTGCAGTAAAAGTCTGCGCACCGCCAAGCGATAGATTCGCCCGCTTCGCCGGACGGAGGGAAACCGATGACTTCCGGCGAGGCGTTCATTTCAACGAGAGGGGGGCGCTCGCATGGCCAACGTATCGACGGCGCCCGGCGGAATAGGGCCGGGGCGAAGAGAGAGCGCGTTCGCGAAAGGGCTGAGGCAGTGGCGGGCCGTCCTGCCGTTCGTCATTCTCGGCTTCGGCGGAACGGCCGTGTTCGTCATTTACCCGATGATCAAGAACGTCCTGATCAGCTTTCAGGATTTCAGTATTATGCCGAATGCGAAGAACGAATGGGTCGGGTTGGACAATTACGCGAAGGTGTTCCAAGATCCGAACGGCAAGTTCGGGATCGCTCTGCGCAACACGTTCCTGAACGTGGCGGCTACCGTGCCCGTCAACTGGTTTTTGGCGATTTTCTTCGCCGTCTTGATCAACGCCAAATTCGTCAAATACAAAATCGCGTTCCGAACGATCTACTATTTGCCGATCGTCACCTCTTGGATCATCGTCGCGCTTTTGTTTAAATATTTGTTCGCCGACGGCGACGGCGGGTTCGTCAATTTCATCCTTCACAAGCAGCTCGGCCTGCTGCCCGAACCGGTTTCGTGGCGAAACCATTATTGGTCCGCCATGATCATGATTTGGCTATTTCACATTTGGAAAACGGTGGGCTGGGGCGTCGTCATTTACTTGGCCGCGCTGCAGGGCGTGCCGAAGGATTTGTACGAAGCGGCCGACATCGACGGCGCCGGGTCGGCCCACAAGTTTTGGCTGATCACGATCCCTTTGCTGAAGCCGGTCACCGTCTTCGTCCTGATTAACCTGGTCAACGGAGCGTTCGGGTTTTTCCCGCAGGTGTATTTCATTACCAAAGGCGGACCGATGGACCAAACGCAAGTCATCCCAAGCTTGATTTACACGCAAGCGTTCGAACAGCTGAAGTTCGGGCCCGCGTCGGCCATGGGCTTTATGATGGGCATCATGGTGTTCGTATTGACGTACTCGCAAATGAAAAAATTCGGCAAGCAGCGCATGTTCTAAGGGGGAGAAACATGAAGACATCGATTATCAACCAGTGCATCGTCTACGCGATCATCGTCTTCGGCGCGCTGCTGTTTTTGTTCCCCTTCGTGTATATGGTGTTGACGACGTTCTTCCTAGGGACGAACACGCTGCCCAAGCCGCACGAGGTGTTCGCGGTGACGCCGAACGCAACGAATTATGTGACGGTATGGAACAAAAATCATTTCACGACTTATTTCATGAACAGCGTGATCGTGACGTCGGTGGCGATGGTTGGTTCTTTGTTTTTAGGGGCGCTGACGGCCTACGGGTTCGCCCGCTTTTCGTTCCCCGGCAAGGAAGCGATCTTCCGCGTCTTCCTGTTGACGATGATGATTCCCGGCGTCATCAACATCATTCCGCAGTTCGTCACGATCAAGGGACTCGGACTCGTCAATACGTACGCCGGCCTCTGGCTCGTCTACATCGCCGGCGGGGTCGTCGGCAATATGTTTTTCCTGCGGGGCTTCTTCGAGAGCATTCCGAAGGAGCTCGAGGAATCGGTGCTGATCGACGGGGGCGGCGACTGGCGCATTTTTTGGAACATTTATTTGCCGCAATCGCTTCCGGCGATGGGAACGTTGGCGATTTTCATTTTCCAAGGCACGTGGGAGGAATATTTCCTCGCGCTGACGCTCATCAAGAGCGAGTCGCTGCGCACGCTGCCGATCGCGATCATGATGTTCAACGATAAATACGCAACGAACTACGGGCAAATTTTCGCCGCGTCGATGATTGCGCTCGTACCGGTCATCGCCATATACATGGCCTTCCAGAAGAAGTTCGTCCAATCCGGCTTTAACGAGGGCGGCGTCAAAGGGTAACGCGAATAGGACGTATCAGGAGGAGAAGCATGGTTCATCCATATCGAAGAGTCCCCGCGAGAGCGGCGGCGATCGCGGCGGCGGCGGCCGCCGCCCTGCTGGCCGGATGCATCGGCGGAGGTGGGGAGGTTCGTCCTCAGGATGCAGGCGGCGAGGATATTTTCGGGGCGATCGCGACGGACCGTTCCCGCTATGACCCGGGGGAGCCGGTGCGGTTTACGCTCCGGTTGAACGAGACGGGGCCTCCTCAAGGCGAATTGCTCGTCCGGTACCGGCAGTTGGATGCCATTGTCGAAGAGGCGAACATCGACGTCGCGGGCCGGGACGAGGTCCAGTGGGAATGGCGGCCGCCGAAGGACGACTTTACCGGATATATGGCCGAAGTATACTTCCGGGCGGGCTCCGACGTTCTCGACCATGTCAATATCGCCGTCGACGTCTCCTCGGACTGGGGCAAATTTCCGAGATACGGGTATTTGGCGGATTATATGGACATGGCGCCGAAGGAACAAGAAGCCGTCATCGAGCGGCTCAACCGGTTCCATATCAACGGCATCCAATTTTACGATTGGCAGTGGAAGCATCATATTCCGCTCAGAATGGAGAACGGGCGGCCGGCGGAGCGGTGGCGGGAAATCGCCAATCGCGACGTGTCGCTCGAGACGGTCCGGCGGTATATCGACCTCGCCCACGAGAAAAACATGAAGGCGATGAACTACAATTTGCTGTTCGGGGCGTACGAGGATGCGGCGAACGACGGTGTCCGCCGGGAGTGGGGCATGTTCAAGGATCCGCTCGCGACGACGCAGGATAAGCATCCGCTGCCCGATTCGTGGGCCAGCGACATTATGCTGATGGATCCGTCCAACGACGACTGGAAGCGGTATTTGTTCGAGCAGGAGCGTACGGTGTTCGAGCATTTGCCGTTCGACGGGTGGCACGTGGATCAGCTCGGCGACCGCGGGACCCTCTGGAACGCCGCTTCGAAGAAAATCGACCTCGGCGCGGCCTATCTCGACTTCCTTCGCGATGCCAAGCAAGCGATCGACGTCGAGTACGTGTTCAACGCGGTGGGACAGTTCGGCCAAGCGTATATCGCGCAGGCGCCCGTGAAGTTCCTGTACACCGAGGTGTGGAGCGGCCATCCGCAGTACAAGCATTTGAAGGACATCGTCGATCAGAATGCGAAACTCAGCAAAGGGCGGCTGAACACCGTGCTCGCCGCGTACATGAATTACGATCGCGCGGACAGCCCTGGCGAGTTCAACGCGCCGGGCGTGCTGCTGACGGACGCCGTCATGTTCGCCTCTGGCGCGTCGCATCTCGAACTCGGGGAAAACATGCTCGCGAAGGAGTATTTTCCGAACCGCAACTTGTCGATTCCCGCCGCGTTGGAGGAGCGGCTGATTCGGTATTACGATTTCCTCGTGGCGTATCAGAATGTGCTGCGGGACTCCGTCGAGGACTTGGGGCGGGAAGCGGCCGCGATCGACGGAGCGGAGCTGTCTTCCGCAGCGGAACAAGGGAAGGTGTGGACGTTCGCAAAGCGGAAGAAGGACATGGACGTTCATCATTTCATTAACTTCTCCGATGCCGTCCACATGCAGTGGAACGACGCGAACGCTACGCAGACGGAACCCGGGACGATCGCGGACATCCGGCTGTCGGTGCCGACGCGCGGGAAGGCGGTCAAGGTGTGGACGGCTTCCCCGGACCGGTACGAAGGCTCTCCGATCGAGCTTGACTTCAAGCAGGAAGGCGACGTCTTGACGGTCGTCTTGCCCGAACTGCAATATTGGAATATGCTCATCATCGAGTATTCATCGTAAAACGATACAGCGGAGGCGTCTCAGGAGAGGCGTCTTTGCGTCTTTGGGCAACGATTCCGCGTACCGACAAGGGAGGCTCCGCATGCAGCTCATCGCGAAATGGAAGCGCCGGTTCGCCGCGAAAATGATCGCCGCGTTCGTCATCGTCATCTTGATTCCCGCCGCGTTCACGAGTGCATCGTTCTATTGGGTCTCCAATTCGACCGTCAAAAACAACGTCCGGGAATCGTCGGTGCAAATCGCCGTGCAAGCCGCGGACTCCATCTCCTATATTTTAAACGCGGGGAGCGACGTATCCGATCTGTTGTATTCCGACCTCCGCATCCAGAACGTGGTGAAGAAGCAATCCGGGGCTTCCGAGAACGTCAGGGAGTATTTGGAGGACGAAGCGTATTTGAAGAGCGTGCTGAATAACATCGTCTACTCGAGCTCTTTCGCCAACATCGTTTACGTGCTGAAAAACAGCGAGCATGGGTGGGGCAGCGGATCGTTTTCCCGGACGAAGTTGAGCCGCTACAATCTAGAAGCGTTCGACTGGGCGAGCGAAGCGAAACGGCGGGACGGAGGCCTCGTCTGGATGGGGCTGCAGGACGACCGGTTCAGCGGCGGCGGGGACAATACGGAGCTGGTTTTGCCGATCGCCCGCGTGCTGAAGGATTTCGACACGATGGACAATATCGGGTACATCCTCGTCAACATTAACGGCCGGAAAATCGTCGAGAAGCTCGAGCAATTGAAGCTTGGCGAAACCGGACGTTTCTTCGTCGCCGATTCGGAAGGACGAGTGATGATCGACGCCGACATCTCGCGCATTCATCGGCTCGTCGCCAACGACGAGCTGCTGCGGAACATCGTCGACAATCCGTACGTCGAGTTCGAGTTCGACGACGGCGGGGTGCCGCACTACGGCGTGAAGCAGCGCCTCAGCAACGGCTGGTATATCGTCGGCACGGTTCCCGTCCGCGAAATTACGCAGAAGCTCGATGCGCTCAACCGCAATATCGCGTCTTCGTTCGCGGCGTTCACGCTGGCCGGCATTCTGATCGGTCTCGTCATCGCGAACTACGTCACGAAGCCGATCAAGCAGCTCACCCGACAAATGAGGCTGGTCCAGCAAGGGGACCTCACGGTGCGTTCCGACGTCCATTCGAGCGACGAGCTCGGCTTGCTGAGCCGCCAATTCAATCGAATGATCGCCGATATCGATCGGCTGATGGAGCAGGTGCGGGAGGAACAGAAGAAAAAGCAGGACGCGGAGCTGCGCGCGATCCACCACCGAGTTAATCCCCATTTCCTCTTCAACACCCTCAGTACGCTGCGGTGGCTGATTAAGTACGGCCAGACCGAGAAGGCGGACCAAGGCATGTCGGCGCTCATCCGGCTGCTGGAGGCGAACATGGGGAAGAAGGGCAACTTCGTCACGGTTCGGGAGGAGCTCGATATTATCGAAAAGTACCTGGCTATACTGGAGCTGCGATACAATCGAAAGTTCCGTCTGCAAACCGATATCGAGCCGGCGGCGGCCGATTTCGTCATCCCCCGCATGCTGCTGCAGCCGCTCGTTGAGAACGCGATTTTCCACGGCATCGTGCCGAAGGACGAGGACGGGGACATCCGGATCGCGGCCGCGCGGACGGCGGCCGGCCTCGCGATCGAAGTGAGGGATAACGGCATCGGCATTTTGCCGGAGAAGCAGGTGGTGGTTCGGTCCGTGGAAGAGGCGATCGCAACGGGCGAAGCCGGGATCGGTTTGCGTCACGTGCACGAATGCGTGCAGCTGTATTACGGGCCCGGATCTTCCGTGACGCTGCGCAGCGAGGGCGGGGCCGGGACGACCGCGAACATCGTATTAACCGCGAATGCGGTGGAGGCAAGGGGGGACGGCGTATGATACGAGTCTTGCTGGCGGACGACGAGCCGCTGATCCGTTACGGCATCAAGGCGTCCGTCGATTGGGAGCGGGAAGGGTTCCGCCTCGTCGCGGACGTCGCCAACGGCGCCGACGCGCTGGCCGTCATGGAGACGGAGACGATCGATATTTTGATCACGGATATCAAGATGCCGATAATGGACGGACTCGCCTTGACGAAAAAAGCGATGGCGCTCCATCCGGGCATCAAGGTCGTGTTCGTCAGCAGCTATAACGATTTCGAATATGTTCGCGAAGGGCTCCGCCTCGGCGTGGTCGATTACATTTTAAAGCCGTCGCTGGAGCCGGAGGACTTGCTGCAGATCGTGAAGAAATGCGCCGAGGCGATTCGGGCAGAGGGACGGGTCCCGCGCGACGCCGCGGAGGACGACCTGCGGGAGCGGAGGGGATACGAGCACACGCTGAAGCGGTTTCTCGTCCACCGTTCGCAGGCCGCGCCGGCGGGACGATTCCCGCCATGGCTGGATGGGGCGTACACGGCCGCATATGCGGCGCTGCATCGACAAGGGGAGGCGGACGGCTTTTTGAACAAATCGATCGTCGCGGATTCCTTCGTCGATTTGTTTTACGCGGAGAACCCGCGGGGCATCGTGTTTCCGACGTCCGAGAGCGAGATGTTTTGCTTGCTGCCCTTCGAGGAAGCGCCGGAGCGGCGGTTCGGGAAGCTGCGGGACGCGATGCGGAGCGAGAACGGGACGGACGTGTCGTTTGGCTGCGTCGCGAGCCGCGGAACGGACGACCTTCAACGAGCGTACGATTGCAGCAAACAAGCATGCCGGCGGAGCTTTTTC
This genomic window contains:
- a CDS encoding Gfo/Idh/MocA family oxidoreductase, giving the protein MKSFGIGIIGLGGMANAHINGLRNIAGMRVAAICDVDAAALERIGERLGIPADKRFADYGRLIEEADVDAVISVTPNVVHADIMERCLKARKPFLSEKPFTMNFEEAERLKALYDQAPVSAMIGFSYRYTPAFRYARELLRRGDIGDVRSFFVQYLQGWGSAAYRQPFVWRFDKAVTGTGTLGDLGAHMIDLAHYLVGSFRDVSAQLATFIPERNLPNSEELVPVAVDDFASFQARMANGAAGVFQTSRNCIGSGNQLEISLYGDKGTLHASTLRPDQVVLVRVDDDTGELAEMRANVPQRAKLTQWEDFARMLNGEPSEGLPDFAAGFENQKVLEAILQANETKRTVSCE
- a CDS encoding ThuA domain-containing protein, with the protein product MIRVTIWNEFIHERKNETVAAVYPAGIHEAIAQGIAAADVATRTATLDQPEHGLSDEVLNATDVLMWWGHVAHGEVSDEVVNRVHRRVLDGMGLIVLHSGHCSKIFNKLMGTQTCRLKWREADEKERLWVVQPSHPITAGLGEYIELEKEEMYGEHFDVPPPDELVFVSWFEGGEVFRSGMTFSRGRGKIFYFRPGHETYPTYYNENVRQVLRNAVRWAAPLPTPAPKYGNAAPLEPIAAKVPDAT
- a CDS encoding AraC family transcriptional regulator, with the protein product MLAMDAEFVPRVKLMGFVSYQQPWIHFKRNVDEFILYIIKSGELHLREDGADFALRRGDAFLLEPNLDHEGTQKHVCDYYYIHFTHQGLLRRSADAPLSSAERTLIDNALYDASDDGTFYAVPKQFSLGDAALRETFRRLNEMLHLYRRKHHHRTIAALKFSELLIEMSREYLNHELQQGVKSKARMKVNALLDYIHQNYTNKMTGADIERIFECNYDYLNRMFRRMTGYTIVRYMNLVRIQHAKELIEATHLPVGEIGYLTGLEDPYYFSKLFKKYTGLSPLQYYKKMRVDS
- a CDS encoding extracellular solute-binding protein, with translation MVQKKKFAALTFATAMILTACGGGGGAEGGGAAEGTQDAGTAETSSERVSIEYWHTYSDQEEKILVEQVKPAFEAAHPNIELVLTRMPYEGLKQQVIAGVAGDAAPDLMRMDIVWVPEFASQGALQDVSGFEGFGELKDSVFEGPMATNFFEGGYYGVPVNTNTKIAIYNKATLAEAGFAEAPKTMDELVQAAQTLKSKGKFGLGVSGVHAWGLAPWFWSLGGKMTNDDYTQAEGFLNSAESVKALETIVGWHRDGLIIPPILGGEPGTWDGLISGEYLMTDDGPWFYSIKMNETESGFDPMAETVRGLMPEGPGGSRSVIGGEDLVIFTNSKHPEEAWTFAKWMLTEEPQKMMAGAGLIPTNKAAASAMTEMDIPYIAEYVKQLETALPRTPIPQWSEMEGIFNLAFEKAIRGEAEPKAALDEAARQIQALLQ
- a CDS encoding sugar ABC transporter permease, which produces MANVSTAPGGIGPGRRESAFAKGLRQWRAVLPFVILGFGGTAVFVIYPMIKNVLISFQDFSIMPNAKNEWVGLDNYAKVFQDPNGKFGIALRNTFLNVAATVPVNWFLAIFFAVLINAKFVKYKIAFRTIYYLPIVTSWIIVALLFKYLFADGDGGFVNFILHKQLGLLPEPVSWRNHYWSAMIMIWLFHIWKTVGWGVVIYLAALQGVPKDLYEAADIDGAGSAHKFWLITIPLLKPVTVFVLINLVNGAFGFFPQVYFITKGGPMDQTQVIPSLIYTQAFEQLKFGPASAMGFMMGIMVFVLTYSQMKKFGKQRMF
- a CDS encoding carbohydrate ABC transporter permease, coding for MKTSIINQCIVYAIIVFGALLFLFPFVYMVLTTFFLGTNTLPKPHEVFAVTPNATNYVTVWNKNHFTTYFMNSVIVTSVAMVGSLFLGALTAYGFARFSFPGKEAIFRVFLLTMMIPGVINIIPQFVTIKGLGLVNTYAGLWLVYIAGGVVGNMFFLRGFFESIPKELEESVLIDGGGDWRIFWNIYLPQSLPAMGTLAIFIFQGTWEEYFLALTLIKSESLRTLPIAIMMFNDKYATNYGQIFAASMIALVPVIAIYMAFQKKFVQSGFNEGGVKG
- a CDS encoding glycoside hydrolase family 66 protein codes for the protein MVHPYRRVPARAAAIAAAAAAALLAGCIGGGGEVRPQDAGGEDIFGAIATDRSRYDPGEPVRFTLRLNETGPPQGELLVRYRQLDAIVEEANIDVAGRDEVQWEWRPPKDDFTGYMAEVYFRAGSDVLDHVNIAVDVSSDWGKFPRYGYLADYMDMAPKEQEAVIERLNRFHINGIQFYDWQWKHHIPLRMENGRPAERWREIANRDVSLETVRRYIDLAHEKNMKAMNYNLLFGAYEDAANDGVRREWGMFKDPLATTQDKHPLPDSWASDIMLMDPSNDDWKRYLFEQERTVFEHLPFDGWHVDQLGDRGTLWNAASKKIDLGAAYLDFLRDAKQAIDVEYVFNAVGQFGQAYIAQAPVKFLYTEVWSGHPQYKHLKDIVDQNAKLSKGRLNTVLAAYMNYDRADSPGEFNAPGVLLTDAVMFASGASHLELGENMLAKEYFPNRNLSIPAALEERLIRYYDFLVAYQNVLRDSVEDLGREAAAIDGAELSSAAEQGKVWTFAKRKKDMDVHHFINFSDAVHMQWNDANATQTEPGTIADIRLSVPTRGKAVKVWTASPDRYEGSPIELDFKQEGDVLTVVLPELQYWNMLIIEYSS
- a CDS encoding sensor histidine kinase, coding for MQLIAKWKRRFAAKMIAAFVIVILIPAAFTSASFYWVSNSTVKNNVRESSVQIAVQAADSISYILNAGSDVSDLLYSDLRIQNVVKKQSGASENVREYLEDEAYLKSVLNNIVYSSSFANIVYVLKNSEHGWGSGSFSRTKLSRYNLEAFDWASEAKRRDGGLVWMGLQDDRFSGGGDNTELVLPIARVLKDFDTMDNIGYILVNINGRKIVEKLEQLKLGETGRFFVADSEGRVMIDADISRIHRLVANDELLRNIVDNPYVEFEFDDGGVPHYGVKQRLSNGWYIVGTVPVREITQKLDALNRNIASSFAAFTLAGILIGLVIANYVTKPIKQLTRQMRLVQQGDLTVRSDVHSSDELGLLSRQFNRMIADIDRLMEQVREEQKKKQDAELRAIHHRVNPHFLFNTLSTLRWLIKYGQTEKADQGMSALIRLLEANMGKKGNFVTVREELDIIEKYLAILELRYNRKFRLQTDIEPAAADFVIPRMLLQPLVENAIFHGIVPKDEDGDIRIAAARTAAGLAIEVRDNGIGILPEKQVVVRSVEEAIATGEAGIGLRHVHECVQLYYGPGSSVTLRSEGGAGTTANIVLTANAVEARGDGV
- a CDS encoding response regulator transcription factor; translation: MIRVLLADDEPLIRYGIKASVDWEREGFRLVADVANGADALAVMETETIDILITDIKMPIMDGLALTKKAMALHPGIKVVFVSSYNDFEYVREGLRLGVVDYILKPSLEPEDLLQIVKKCAEAIRAEGRVPRDAAEDDLRERRGYEHTLKRFLVHRSQAAPAGRFPPWLDGAYTAAYAALHRQGEADGFLNKSIVADSFVDLFYAENPRGIVFPTSESEMFCLLPFEEAPERRFGKLRDAMRSENGTDVSFGCVASRGTDDLQRAYDCSKQACRRSFFRGAGIYRFEEADPSIRDASGEDLPRMLESIPDPNGEALAEAVGRWRARWTAGGKPPDALKEEACRVLSQRFKHAIDPYALVECFDLLFASETFDELCRRLLEQIAELSKIGPELAAPQNPVGKALEYIRRHYLETITLQQVADYVHVSKNYFSILFKKTMGCNFIDYLIDLRIQKAKELLLRTDLKIYEIAEQSGFNDTKYFSKLFKKVIGLSPNEFRECHGMVPLERQKERP